Part of the Flagellimonas eckloniae genome, ATTGACAACCATAATTTCCGTACCCATTATCTTGTGGAGTTGGTCGTCTTCCATACTTTTCACATCAGTTAGATACACAAATCCGCCTATTTTATAGCCAAACACCTTAAGTCTATTGTGATACGCTTCAATTGGTGTTACTTTAACATCTTCTAAATAAAAAGGGTTGTTTTTTTCTACCGTATTCACCTTAACCGCAGGTGCTCCGGGATACCTATTTTCATCAGCAAAAATATAATCGAACCTTATATTCAAAGCTTCTATAACTCGTTCATCGGCATAGATGGGGATATCTCCCTGTCTAAAGAAAAAAGGCCGAATATCGTCTATTCCAGCAGTATGGTCTGCATGTTCATGTGTAAATAGAATGCCGTCCAACCTACCAACCGAATGGGTCAACATTTGTTGTCTAAAATCGGGGCCGCAATCAATCACATAATTGAAATCCTTCCAAGAAATTAGGACAGAAACCCGGAGCCTTTTATCCCGTGGATCCTTACTTAGGCAAACTGGATGATTACTACCAATAACAGGGATTCCTTGTGAAGTTCCCGTCCCCAAAAAAGTAATGGTCATCATATCATCCATTAAATCCAAAATTATAACTTATTTATTTAATAGATTTGATTAAGAGTGTAACTTTGTTCATACAAAACTACTGGATATGTCCACTGCTTCCAATACGATTAATTCTTTTGAAAATATTCCATCTATAAAGGCGAAAACCCTTAGAATAAACCTTAATCCAAACATTTACGGAACCTTTGCCGAAATTGGCGCAGGACAAGAGACGGCACGTCAGTTTTTTAGGGCGGGTGGAGCCTCAGGAACCATTGCAAAGGCAATGAGTGCTTATGATAAATCTTTTAGTGATGCCATTTATGGTACCGAGGAAGATGGAAGGTATGTTACCCAATCGCGATTAAAGAAAATGTTGGCGCACGAAATGCGTTTGGTGGAAGAACGAATTAGTAGGGAGAACAATCCTGACTACCTTTTCTTTTCTTTTGCGAACACTGTGGCAACCATTGATTTTTCAAAGCGCTATAAAGGTCACGGGTGGATAGGTATACGTTTCCAGTTAGATCCCAAACAAAAGGAGTATGATGAAATTGTATTACATATTCGTTTTAAACAAACTGAAGCAAGGCTGCAACAAGAAACATTAGGAACTCTTGGGGTGAATCTTATTTATGGTGCATTTTTTAA contains:
- a CDS encoding MBL fold metallo-hydrolase; translation: MTITFLGTGTSQGIPVIGSNHPVCLSKDPRDKRLRVSVLISWKDFNYVIDCGPDFRQQMLTHSVGRLDGILFTHEHADHTAGIDDIRPFFFRQGDIPIYADERVIEALNIRFDYIFADENRYPGAPAVKVNTVEKNNPFYLEDVKVTPIEAYHNRLKVFGYKIGGFVYLTDVKSMEDDQLHKIMGTEIMVVNALREEPHHSHFNLEEALEFAKKVGAKKTYFTHISHLMGFHEEVEKKLPENVFLAYDNLQLKI